A part of Microbulbifer sp. MI-G genomic DNA contains:
- a CDS encoding lytic polysaccharide monooxygenase has protein sequence MRIDNLPIGIIGLALLFLTSHAFSHGYLESPPSRQKHCGVDVKPDNPSSEKCDAPFANYLASGGQNSHWYSFMSVLAHNQGRKVVKTTQHVCGFDSETWNPVPTPNPVPTPYDTAANWPTTSITSGEETFVWDITYGPHFTDTEEFVFYITKPDFIFDATRALNWNDFEALPFCDEQMIPGDFNSNPNITADYIENHISIHCNIPNRSGRHVIFAEWGRNEWTYERFFSCIDVTFEENAVDNRPVKSADSMDAYDSEAGSQ, from the coding sequence ATGCGTATTGATAATCTACCTATCGGTATAATAGGTTTAGCTCTTCTGTTCCTTACAAGCCATGCATTCAGCCATGGCTATTTAGAAAGCCCCCCTTCGCGACAGAAACACTGTGGCGTAGATGTAAAACCTGACAATCCCTCCAGTGAAAAATGTGATGCGCCCTTTGCCAACTATTTGGCTTCAGGAGGGCAAAACTCACACTGGTACAGCTTTATGAGTGTTCTCGCTCACAATCAGGGGCGTAAAGTTGTCAAAACAACGCAGCATGTTTGTGGATTTGATAGTGAAACCTGGAATCCTGTCCCTACCCCCAATCCTGTGCCTACGCCCTATGATACAGCGGCCAATTGGCCGACCACATCCATCACGTCCGGGGAAGAAACGTTTGTATGGGATATAACTTACGGGCCCCATTTCACCGATACAGAAGAATTCGTGTTTTATATTACAAAACCGGATTTTATATTTGACGCTACTCGTGCACTAAACTGGAATGATTTTGAAGCGTTGCCTTTTTGTGATGAGCAGATGATTCCCGGTGATTTTAACAGTAACCCCAATATCACCGCGGATTACATTGAAAACCATATCAGTATTCACTGCAATATACCGAACCGTTCCGGCCGTCATGTCATATTTGCGGAATGGGGAAGAAATGAGTGGACCTACGAGCGATTTTTTAGTTGCATAGATGTGACATTTGAAGAAAACGCTGTTGATAACCGGCCGGTAAAAAGTGCCGACAGCATGGATGCGTATGACTCTGAGGCCGGCAGTCAATAA
- a CDS encoding sodium ion-translocating decarboxylase subunit beta, with the protein MNNLITLWQSSGLSQMTPGQFAMILAGLVLLFLAIRKHFEPLLLVPIGFGGILANIPGADLALSAAETALSQGDAAVLTQMAQILGLDSSSGIGALKQALAKAPAAVQVQAAEFARDAGFSNGMLYNFYSVAIASTVAPLVIFMGVGAMTDFGPLLANPRTLFLGAAAQFGIFATVLGAVGLSVAGIMDFTLADAAAIGIIGGADGPTAIYVSSLLAPDLLGAIAVAAYSYMALVPMIQPPIMRALTTERERKIEMVQLRHVSKREKITFPLLLLMLVALFLPAAAPLLGMFCFGNLMRECGVVARLSDTAQNALINITTIFLGLSVGSKLVADKFLDPKTLGILTLGIVAFAIGTAAGVLMAKLLNLFSKHKVNPLIGSAGVSAVPMAARVSNKVGLEANPHNFLLMHAMGPNVAGVIGSAVAAGVMISMVQRLAS; encoded by the coding sequence GTGAATAACCTTATCACGCTTTGGCAGTCATCCGGTCTTTCGCAAATGACGCCGGGCCAGTTTGCCATGATTCTTGCGGGACTGGTGCTGCTGTTTTTGGCCATTCGCAAGCATTTCGAACCCCTGCTGCTGGTCCCTATCGGCTTTGGCGGGATACTGGCAAATATCCCCGGCGCGGACCTGGCACTTTCCGCGGCGGAGACCGCGCTGTCCCAGGGAGATGCGGCAGTATTAACGCAAATGGCGCAGATTTTAGGCCTGGATAGCAGCAGCGGCATCGGCGCTCTGAAACAGGCACTGGCCAAAGCGCCAGCTGCGGTACAGGTACAGGCTGCGGAGTTTGCCCGGGATGCCGGCTTCAGCAACGGCATGCTGTACAACTTCTACTCTGTGGCCATAGCCTCTACAGTCGCGCCTTTGGTGATCTTTATGGGGGTCGGTGCCATGACGGATTTCGGCCCGCTGCTCGCCAATCCGCGCACCTTGTTTTTGGGCGCCGCAGCACAATTTGGTATTTTCGCCACGGTGCTTGGTGCCGTTGGTTTATCGGTAGCCGGCATTATGGATTTCACCCTCGCCGATGCCGCAGCAATTGGTATTATCGGCGGCGCCGACGGCCCCACAGCGATTTATGTATCCAGCCTGTTGGCACCCGATCTACTCGGGGCCATCGCCGTGGCAGCTTACTCCTATATGGCGCTGGTGCCTATGATCCAGCCGCCGATTATGCGCGCGCTCACTACCGAGCGGGAACGTAAAATCGAAATGGTACAGCTGCGCCATGTGAGTAAACGGGAAAAAATCACCTTCCCTTTGTTGTTGCTGATGCTGGTGGCCCTGTTCCTGCCGGCCGCCGCCCCGCTTCTGGGCATGTTCTGTTTCGGTAACCTAATGCGCGAATGCGGCGTGGTGGCTCGGCTCTCCGACACCGCCCAAAATGCGTTGATCAACATCACCACCATATTCCTCGGCCTGTCTGTGGGTTCCAAGCTCGTCGCAGACAAGTTTCTGGACCCGAAAACCCTCGGTATCCTCACCCTGGGAATTGTGGCTTTCGCCATCGGAACCGCCGCCGGCGTACTGATGGCCAAGCTGCTTAACCTGTTCAGCAAACACAAGGTCAACCCGCTGATCGGTTCCGCTGGTGTATCCGCTGTACCCATGGCTGCGCGGGTATCCAACAAGGTGGGCCTGGAAGCCAACCCCCACAACTTCCTGCTGATGCACGCCATGGGCCCGAACGTAGCCGGTGTGATTGGCTCTGCTGTTGCCGCCGGGGTTATGATCAGTATGGTGCAAAGGTTGGCGTCCTGA
- the oadA gene encoding sodium-extruding oxaloacetate decarboxylase subunit alpha — protein sequence MTEVKKPLGITDVVLRDAHQSLFATRLRLDDMLPIAEKLDKVGFWSLESWGGATFDACIRYLGEDPWERIRELKKAMPNTPQQMLFRGQNILGYRHYADDVVEKFVERAAINGVDVFRVFDAMNDMRNLKTALASVKKQGKHAQGTISYTVSPVHTMDLWVDLGRRIEDMGADSIAIKDMAGLLRPYEGYELVKRLKAAVNIPIHMQCHATTGLSTATALKCIEAGIDNVDTAISSMSMTYGHSPTETLVAILEGTERDTGLDIGLLEEIAAYFREVRKKYAKFEGSLKGVDSRILVAQVPGGMLTNMENQLREQGAGDRLDEVLEEIPRVRRDLGYIPLVTPTSQIVGTQAVLNVLTGSRYQSISNETAAVLKGGYGATPAEVNQELQVRVLDGEAPVTCRPADLIAPELDKLILALQEKAGDEDFALTGGEGEIDDVLTYALFPQIGLKFLKNRGNTAAFEPVPSSNGHAAIKNAQGEAVYTVTVEGQKYTVTVSDGGDLTSVSPVSAATPATSDTSAARIAGGEGEPVNAPLAGNIFKVMVQPGDRVSAGQAILVLEAMKMETVVSAPRSGNVSSVAVKEGDTVAVGDVLLAIA from the coding sequence ATGACTGAGGTTAAAAAGCCACTGGGGATTACCGATGTAGTCCTGCGCGACGCCCACCAGTCACTGTTCGCAACCCGCCTGCGCCTGGACGATATGCTCCCCATCGCGGAAAAACTCGACAAGGTGGGATTCTGGTCATTGGAGTCCTGGGGCGGAGCCACTTTTGATGCCTGTATCCGCTATCTCGGCGAGGATCCCTGGGAACGCATCCGCGAACTGAAAAAAGCCATGCCCAATACCCCGCAACAGATGCTGTTTCGCGGACAGAATATTTTGGGTTACCGACACTATGCCGATGACGTAGTGGAAAAATTTGTCGAACGCGCGGCAATCAACGGGGTGGATGTCTTTCGCGTGTTCGATGCCATGAACGATATGCGCAATCTGAAAACGGCACTGGCCTCGGTCAAAAAACAGGGAAAGCATGCCCAGGGCACTATCTCCTACACCGTAAGCCCGGTACACACCATGGATCTCTGGGTGGATCTGGGCCGCCGAATCGAGGATATGGGCGCGGACTCCATCGCAATAAAAGATATGGCCGGACTGCTGCGGCCCTATGAGGGCTATGAGCTGGTGAAGCGCCTGAAGGCGGCTGTAAACATTCCTATCCACATGCAGTGCCATGCCACCACCGGTCTCTCCACTGCCACTGCACTCAAGTGCATCGAGGCGGGAATCGACAATGTGGATACAGCCATCAGTTCCATGTCCATGACCTACGGCCACAGCCCCACCGAGACATTAGTGGCCATTCTGGAGGGCACCGAGCGGGACACCGGCCTGGATATCGGCCTTCTGGAGGAGATCGCCGCTTACTTCCGTGAGGTGCGCAAGAAGTACGCCAAGTTCGAGGGCTCCCTAAAAGGGGTGGACTCACGGATTCTTGTGGCCCAGGTGCCCGGAGGCATGCTCACCAATATGGAAAACCAGCTGCGCGAACAGGGCGCCGGCGATCGCCTTGACGAGGTGCTCGAGGAAATTCCCCGCGTGCGTCGGGATCTGGGCTATATCCCCCTGGTTACCCCTACATCACAGATTGTGGGCACCCAGGCCGTTCTGAATGTGCTGACCGGCAGCCGTTACCAGTCGATTTCCAATGAGACTGCCGCTGTTTTAAAAGGGGGATATGGCGCAACACCCGCCGAGGTAAATCAGGAACTGCAGGTGCGGGTGCTGGATGGAGAGGCGCCTGTGACCTGCCGTCCCGCAGACCTGATCGCACCAGAGCTGGATAAGCTGATCCTGGCGCTGCAGGAAAAAGCGGGGGATGAGGACTTTGCGCTCACCGGCGGCGAAGGTGAGATTGACGATGTGCTCACCTATGCACTCTTCCCACAAATCGGCCTGAAGTTTCTGAAAAACCGTGGCAATACCGCTGCTTTCGAACCTGTACCCAGCAGCAACGGGCATGCTGCCATCAAAAATGCTCAGGGCGAGGCGGTCTACACAGTGACAGTGGAGGGGCAGAAATACACCGTGACCGTGTCCGATGGCGGAGACCTCACCAGTGTATCCCCGGTTTCCGCCGCCACTCCCGCAACCTCAGACACCAGTGCAGCGCGTATTGCCGGTGGCGAAGGAGAGCCGGTCAATGCACCGCTTGCGGGCAATATTTTCAAGGTCATGGTGCAACCCGGAGACCGGGTCAGTGCGGGCCAGGCCATCCTGGTGCTGGAAGCCATGAAAATGGAAACCGTCGTCAGTGCCCCCCGCAGTGGCAACGTCTCCAGTGTGGCGGTGAAAGAGGGCGATACCGTGGCGGTGGGTGATGTCCTGCTGGCCATCGCTTAG